The Actinomycetota bacterium genomic interval GTGGTCTTCTTCTGGCAACCCCTGGTAGCCTTCATCCTGAGCCTCTTCCTCACCGGGAGGCCCATCCTCCCCCAGACCTTCAGCCTGGTAGGGATCATGGTGGTGATCTTACTCCTGCTTCCCCTGGGGGCGTTGGGGGGATGGCTGGCGGAAAAGAGGTATATGGGCTGAACCGTCGAAATATCCGTTGGAGGTTTGGCCATGGATTGCCCGCGGTGCGGTGCGGAAAACCCTGACAGCGCGGAGTTCTGCTCGCTTTGTATGCAACGCCTCGGTTACCCGCGGGGCGGCGGAATCGCCACGGGTGCCGGCGAAGGTATCTCCGGGACGCGGAGGAGTGCATCTCCCGCCGAATGGAGGCCAGACGTCGTGGGCTCCAGGCGCCGCGAGAGCGGTATAGTGGCGGAAAAGATAAAGAAATACCGCGTGAGCATGGCGGTATACGGCGTGCTGCTCCTGGCTTTCATCCTCTGGCTGGTACTCAGCTTCACTGTCTGGGGTAACCCCTCGCCGGGCAAGAGGGCTTCCCAGATCATAAGCGCCGTCAACAACCGGGACAGTGAGGCCTTCGCCTCGCTTTTCGCAGCGCAGGAGAGATCGTCCGCGGAATCCCTGTACGCAAGGATAACCGATTACATCGGGACGACGGGAGAGTTCCGGGACATCAGGTTCCGCGTGGAGGGGAAGGACTCCTACACCGCCTATGCTCACGTGAAGAGCGGGACGGTGGTGCTTTCCGGCGGAGCCTCGCGGGAGATCACGGGTGAGGACGGGCTGATGGTGAGTTTCGAAAAACGTGACGGCAAATGGGTCGCAAAAGTGGGGGGCACGAAACTCATCCCCTGACGGGACATTCTACATCACCGTGCACTCTACCTGCCTTTCCATGCGGGCACGAAAGCAACCTGGACCCGTGGTTGTTTCCTGCATGGCACGTCGCGATTCACCGCCGCACGGACCGGTGCTAAAATATGCTTCGTACGGCAAGCGATCCATGCCGAAGTGGCGGAACGGGTAGACGCGCTGGTCTCAAAAACCAGTGGGGGAGACCCCGTGCCGGTTCGAGTCCGGCCTTCGGCACCACCATCGAGGCCCCGCGGGACGGGGCCTTTTAAGGGGCGGGCACGGAATTGCGAGCGTCCCGGGAACCGCATGGGGGCTCGCCGGTTCCTGCGCACCCGGGTGTGGGCCCGGGACAAGTCGTGTCACTGCCGGGGTTTATCATTACCTTACGTTCTCCTTGGGTGAGGGGGCGGAGTCGTAAGGCTCCGTCCCCGAGCCTCGCCGCGGAGGTCCTTCGCCTGCGTGGGACGGAATGAAAGGGGGTCGCACCGCCCTTTGACCGAGAGATACGTGCTCATCGACGGGCATAGCCTGGCCTACCGCGCTTTTTTCGCCCTTCCCGCGGAGCTGGCCACCTCCTCGGGACAGACGACCAACGCGGTCTACGGGTTCGTTTCCATGCTCATAAAGGTGATGGAGGACTTCAAGCCGGACGCGATGGCCGTAGCCTTCGACCGGGGAAGGCCGCACTTCCGCCTCGAGCGCTTCGAGGAATACAAGGCACATCGCAAGCCCATGCCGGATACCCTGCGCGAGCAGATAGACATCATCCGCGCCGTACTGGGGGCCATGGGGATAACCTACCTGGAGGAAGAGGGCTTCGAGGCCGACGATGTGCTGGCCACCCTCGCCGCAAGGCTGACGGGGGCGGACGAGATATACATCGTGACGGGGGACCGCGATGCATTACAACTGGTCGGCGACAGGGTAAGGGTGGTGGCCAACCGCCGTGGGCTCACGGACATCCTGGTTTACGACGAGCAGA includes:
- a CDS encoding zinc ribbon domain-containing protein, yielding MDCPRCGAENPDSAEFCSLCMQRLGYPRGGGIATGAGEGISGTRRSASPAEWRPDVVGSRRRESGIVAEKIKKYRVSMAVYGVLLLAFILWLVLSFTVWGNPSPGKRASQIISAVNNRDSEAFASLFAAQERSSAESLYARITDYIGTTGEFRDIRFRVEGKDSYTAYAHVKSGTVVLSGGASREITGEDGLMVSFEKRDGKWVAKVGGTKLIP